The Anaeromyxobacter sp. sequence GTGCACCATCACCTGCGAGATGAGCGGATCGGTCTTGAGCTCGTTCTCCAGGTTCTGGGGGGCCACGTTCTTGCCGCCGGCGGTGACGATGATGTCCTTCTTGCGGTCGGTGATGCGCAGGCAGCCGTCGGCGTCCACCTGGCCGATGTCGCCGGTGTAGAACCAGCCGTCGCGCAGCGCCTCGGCGGTGGCGGCCGGGTTGTTGTAGTAGGCCTTCATCACGCCCGGCCCCTTGATGAGGATCTCGCCGTCCTCGGCGATGCGCACCTCGGTGCCGGGCACCGGCGGCCCCACCGTGCCGATGCGGTTGTTGCCGGGCCGGTTGACGAAGGTGCCGGCGCTGGTCTCGGTCAGGCCATAGCCCTCCAGGATGGGCATGCCGACCTCGTTGAAGAACCAGCCGATCTTGGGCGAGAGCGGCGCGCCGCCGGAGACGAAGACCCGCATGCGCCCGCCGAACTTCTCGGAGAGCGCCGCCGCCAGCTTGGGGAAGACCAGCTTGCGGCCCAGGAGGAAGCCCAGGCTGACCTGCTCCTTGCCCAGGTCCTTGGCCGCCACCCAGGCGTTGAACCCCTCCAGCGCCGCCTTGAAGAGCTTGCCCTTCAGCCCGGGGGTGGCCAGGCCCTTGGCCACCACCGCGTCGAAGGCCTTCTCGAAGATGCGCGGCACGGCCGGCAGCACGGTGGGCTTCACCTCGCCGGCGTTCTCGATGATCTTCTCCATCGACTCGACGAAGGCGCCGGTGGCGCCGGTGGAGAACCAGACGGCCTCGATCACCTTGGCGAACGAGTGCGCCATGGGCAGGAACATCAGGATGGTGTCGTCGCCGCGCACCACCTGCAGCTCGGCCACCGCGGTGGCCTCGTAGGTCCAGTTGCCGTGGGTCAGCACCACGCCCTTGGGGTTGCCGGTGGTGCCGGACGTGTAGATGAAGCTGGCGGCGTCCTCGAGGCCGATGCCGGCCAGCCGCTCGGCGTGCGCCCCGGGGTGGCCGGCGCGCCAGGCCGCACCGGCCGCCTCCAGGTCGGCCAGGGTGCGCTCGAAGGGATCGGCGGCGGCGCCCCAGGCGCGGATGATGCCCTCCAGCCCCGGCAGCTGCCCGCGCACCTCGCGGACCTTGGCCACCTGGGCGGCGCTGTCGCAGAAGACGTAGCGCGCCCCCGAGTCCTGCAGGATGAAGGCGCACTCGTGCGCCTTGTTCGACTGGTAGATGGTGACGGTGATGCCGCCGGCGCCCAGGATGCCCAGGTCGGCCAGGATCCACTCGATGTTGGTGTCGCCCAGGATGGCCACCCGGTCGCCGCGCTGCAGCCCGAGCGCCGCCAGCCCGTCGGCCACGTCGCGGGTGCGCCTGGCCATGTCGGTCCAGGAGACGTCCTGCCAGCGGCCGTCGCGCTTGTGCTTCACCGCGGGCTGGGCGCCGCGCGTCTTCGCCTGGGCCTCGAACAGCGAGACGAGGTTCTTCGCCATGGTCACTCCCGGTCGTCGTTGCCTGCTGCGGTCAGGTGCTCACCCGGCGCGCCGCGGCTGGCCCGCGCCGGGCCCTCGGTTCACTTCTTCTTGGTGCCCAGGCCAGCCAGGCCGGCGCGCGCCACGTCCTGCCAGCGCCGCTCCTCCGGGGCGTCGTACTGCCCCGGCGGCTTGGCCAGCGCCGCCAGGTACTCCTCGCGGGCCGCCGCGACCCTGTTCTCGTCCAGGTAGAGCTCCGCCAGGTAGACGCGGGCCCGCACGTTGTCCGGGTTCTCCAGCAGGGCCGAGCGGAGCATCCGCTCCGACTTGCCGGCGTCGTGCTTGGGCCAGGGGAGCTTGAAGTAGAAGCGGGCCCAGGCCACCGGGATGGCGCCGCGCTGGAAGCCGGCGTCCCGCCGCTCGGCCTGCTGCAGGCGGTCGCGGAACTTGCCCTCGATGCCCTGCGCCAGCGCCGAGAGGATGCCGATGCCGAGCGAGTAGTTGCCCATGCCGCTCACCGCGTAGAACCACGGCTCCACCGGCGCCGGGTCGATGGCGATGGCCCGCTCGGCCAGCTCCCAGGCCCGCTTGCCGAGCTCGCTCTTCTTCTTGTCGGGGATGGCCGGGTCCTCCGACCGCCAGGCCTCGAGGCGCGCCAGGCGCCACAGGGCGCCGGCGTCGGCGGGGGCCAGCTTCAGGGCCGCCTCGAGCGCCTGGCGCGAGGCCTCCAGCGCGGCCGGCTGGTCGCGCTCGGCGTAGCCCTGGTCGGCGCGGGCCAGCAGGGCCGGCAGCGTGTCGGCCGGCGCGGCGGCGGCTGGCTGCGGCGGCGCGAGGCCCGCCTGCGGGGGCGCCGGCGGCGCCTCGGCGGCGGGTTCGGCGGCCAGCGCGAGGGAGACGAGCAGCAGCTGGAGGGTCACGGTCCGTAACATGGCGCGGAACCGCGCCGCTGGCAGCGCCCTAGGCAGGGCAGGCCGCCGAAATCGGCTGACGCACCGCGGCGAGGGCCGACGCGCCTCCCCCTTCGGAGGCGGCTAGGGGGTGCCGCTGCCGCAGAGGCAGGTGCCGCGGCTGCCACCAGCCCCGGCCACGTAGCCGTCGCAGGTCCAGTCGGCCAGCTCGCCACCCAGGGAGGCCTGGCAGTCGAGGGTGGAGGCGCAGCCCGCGGCCGGCACCAGCCCGAGGTAGTCGGCCGAGTAGGTCTCGCCCGGGTTGGCCTCGCAGGAGCGCGTCGCCCGGTTCAGGTACACGAAGCGGGTCGGCCCGGTCGGCGTCCGGTTGGTGTCGTCACCGCCGGTGAACCACCAGTCGTAGCTGGCGGCCTCGGCCTGGGCCACCGTCATGGTGGCGGGCGCCGGGCCGAAGCAGGTCTTGCGGGTCTTCCCGTCCGGGCCGGCGATGCGCAGGATGGTGAGCTGGGCGGTGGCCGGCTGGGTGGGGAGCTGCAGGCCGGCCGGCTGCTTCACCACCTCGGCCACCCGCTCCAGGATGGAGGAGAAGCCGGGCTTGGCCGGCGTCCCGGGGTTGCAGACCGAGCCGCCCACCGTGTCGGCGCCGCGCCCGCGCAGCAGCGCGGAGAGGTCCAGGAAGCGGTAGCCGGCCCCCTGCCCGCCGCACAGCCCGGCCACCGTGCAGACGTTGGCGTTGCCGGTGCAGGCGGTGTCGCAGCAGATGTCGGCCTGGCACGACTGGTCCTCGCAGGTCTCGGCGCGGGCCGAGACGATGAAGGCGCCGGCCACCGGGCGGCCCAGGCCGGTGAGGAAGTCGGCGTACTCCTGCAGCTTGAAGCGGCGCTGCTGCTCGGGCGGCAGCGCGCCGTCCGACTCGCAGGCGTCGTTGCCGGTGACGGAGAAGATGACGCCGCGGCTGGCGTCCTCGGGGCCCGAGCAGTCGTCCTCGTCGCCCACGAAGACCACCACCAGCTTCGACTTGTCGTGCGGCCACTCGGCCGGCAGCACGTCGGCGGGCTGCGACTGGCCGCCCTGGCCGAGCGCCTTCTGGATGGCGCGGCGGGCCGCCTCCAGCCCCTGCTCCTGGCCCGAGCCGCAGGTGCCCACCGCCACGTTCTGGCCGAACTGGCTGACCAGCGCCTGCAGCGCCAGGTCCTGCGGGCCGCCGGGCAGCACCGGCCCGCAGCCGGTGGCCGGCGGCGCCAGGGGCGGGCAGAAGAGCGCCTTCTCGAAGTGCAGCACGCGCGGGTTGGCGCCCTTGCGCACGAAGTCGCCGCGCGGGTAGAGGCCGCCCTCGCTGCCCACGCCCAGGGTGCAGGTGGCGTCGCGCCAGGGGATGCCGTCGGCGGTGCAGCAGGCGCTGGTGCCGCCCAGGCCCAGGCAGGTGGTGCGGCAGGCGTAGCCGGCGGGCGCCGGGTTGGGGGCGGCCGGGTCCGGGCCGACGGCGCAGCTGGTGGCGCCGGCGCAGAGCCGCGCGCTGCGCGGCACCACGTAGCGGCTCTGCAGCAGGCCGCAGGGCTGGTCGAGGGCGGGGCAGGCCTGCGCCACCCGCTCCGGCACCCCGTTGGGGACGTCGGCGCAGCAGGTCTTCTCCCCGGAGCGGCCCTGGCAGTCGGTGCGGCAGCCGTTGCCGGCCCGGCAGTCGGTCGGCGCGGCGCAGGCCTTGGGGATGGTGAGCGGCTGGCTGGTGGTGGCGTCGCAGCAGACCTGCTGCCCCTCCGCCCCGGCGCAGTTGGCCTTGCAGGTGGCGGTGGTGGGGGCGTTCAGGAAGACCGAGGTGGTGGTGACCGCCACGTGGAAGTCGATGGGCTCCAGCTGCGAGGCCACCCGCAGCTGGTTGCCCTCCTTCAGCTTGGTGACGAAGGCGGCGAAGCTGTCCCGCAGCTTCTGCTGCTCGCCGCCCATCGAGCCGGAGTCGTCCACCACGAAGAGGATGTCGGCGGTGGAGATGTCCGAGAGCGTCACCCGCTCGGTGCCCGGCTGGATGAGGCAGTA is a genomic window containing:
- a CDS encoding long-chain fatty acid--CoA ligase, translating into MAKNLVSLFEAQAKTRGAQPAVKHKRDGRWQDVSWTDMARRTRDVADGLAALGLQRGDRVAILGDTNIEWILADLGILGAGGITVTIYQSNKAHECAFILQDSGARYVFCDSAAQVAKVREVRGQLPGLEGIIRAWGAAADPFERTLADLEAAGAAWRAGHPGAHAERLAGIGLEDAASFIYTSGTTGNPKGVVLTHGNWTYEATAVAELQVVRGDDTILMFLPMAHSFAKVIEAVWFSTGATGAFVESMEKIIENAGEVKPTVLPAVPRIFEKAFDAVVAKGLATPGLKGKLFKAALEGFNAWVAAKDLGKEQVSLGFLLGRKLVFPKLAAALSEKFGGRMRVFVSGGAPLSPKIGWFFNEVGMPILEGYGLTETSAGTFVNRPGNNRIGTVGPPVPGTEVRIAEDGEILIKGPGVMKAYYNNPAATAEALRDGWFYTGDIGQVDADGCLRITDRKKDIIVTAGGKNVAPQNLENELKTDPLISQVMVHGDKRKFLSALVTLNEEATRAWGKEHGVAPGAALHQDPKVVARIQQAISELNGRQASYASIKRFVIVPRDFTQESGELTPTLKVKRKVVTQNYKKQLDAFYAE
- a CDS encoding tetratricopeptide repeat protein: MLVSLALAAEPAAEAPPAPPQAGLAPPQPAAAAPADTLPALLARADQGYAERDQPAALEASRQALEAALKLAPADAGALWRLARLEAWRSEDPAIPDKKKSELGKRAWELAERAIAIDPAPVEPWFYAVSGMGNYSLGIGILSALAQGIEGKFRDRLQQAERRDAGFQRGAIPVAWARFYFKLPWPKHDAGKSERMLRSALLENPDNVRARVYLAELYLDENRVAAAREEYLAALAKPPGQYDAPEERRWQDVARAGLAGLGTKKK
- a CDS encoding VWA domain-containing protein, which codes for MTRRTRRTASLALVLALASGLAACQDYNFSPVRYCLIQPGTERVTLSDISTADILFVVDDSGSMGGEQQKLRDSFAAFVTKLKEGNQLRVASQLEPIDFHVAVTTTSVFLNAPTTATCKANCAGAEGQQVCCDATTSQPLTIPKACAAPTDCRAGNGCRTDCQGRSGEKTCCADVPNGVPERVAQACPALDQPCGLLQSRYVVPRSARLCAGATSCAVGPDPAAPNPAPAGYACRTTCLGLGGTSACCTADGIPWRDATCTLGVGSEGGLYPRGDFVRKGANPRVLHFEKALFCPPLAPPATGCGPVLPGGPQDLALQALVSQFGQNVAVGTCGSGQEQGLEAARRAIQKALGQGGQSQPADVLPAEWPHDKSKLVVVFVGDEDDCSGPEDASRGVIFSVTGNDACESDGALPPEQQRRFKLQEYADFLTGLGRPVAGAFIVSARAETCEDQSCQADICCDTACTGNANVCTVAGLCGGQGAGYRFLDLSALLRGRGADTVGGSVCNPGTPAKPGFSSILERVAEVVKQPAGLQLPTQPATAQLTILRIAGPDGKTRKTCFGPAPATMTVAQAEAASYDWWFTGGDDTNRTPTGPTRFVYLNRATRSCEANPGETYSADYLGLVPAAGCASTLDCQASLGGELADWTCDGYVAGAGGSRGTCLCGSGTP